In a genomic window of Gloeocapsopsis dulcis:
- a CDS encoding transglycosylase domain-containing protein — MNLPQPPRKPQTVLGQVTQAVKTVQAKVDFSKLALKPNARVPELWLQDAGTDKAEVYPLLGDRYLLGRSSRSCDIVVRNPVVSQIHLSIIRNPKRRSPFVIKDENSTNGIYRGKRRVSSLSLRHGDIFTLGPPELAAAVRLQYVDPPPWYVRAANWCAYGIGGVTLLLALGIGLAWTRFSVVPLPGATQAPVVVYARDGETPLRPPRTTSHVDLQRLSDFSPYLPDAVIASEDSRYNWHFGVDPIGILRAIVVNIRGREFQQGASTVTQQVARSLFRDYVGPEDSLGRKLREAIVALKLETFYSKDFLLRTYLNRIYLGGDTLGFEDAARYYFDKAAQDLTLTEAATLVGILPAPNSFNFCGDAQSHQAIIDYRNRVLSRMLAQGRISTEEANRARRSPVDVSRRVCEEQANTIAPYFYSYVFQELRQILGEQLAGEGNFIIETQLDPKKQAQAETALRNTVSNGGGVYRFSQGAIVTLDAKTGNVVALVGGTDYKTSQFNRATQAQRQPGSTFKLFTYTAAVEQGISPYKAYSCAPLSWRGQRYRGCERSGGSIDMYTGLALSENAVALRVAQDVGLDRVVRMARRLGVKSPLNPVPGLVLGQSEANVLEMTGAFAAIANNGVWNRPHLISRILDSSDCSDRENLKTCRVIYSFEQSNDANVQAIQPNVANVITSMLRSVVQRGTGRSAAIGVSAAGKTGTTDNNKDLWFIGFVPSRQLVTGVWLGNDNSSPTAGSSAIAAQLWGNYMRQVVQ; from the coding sequence ATGAATTTACCCCAGCCACCTCGCAAACCGCAAACCGTTTTAGGACAGGTAACTCAAGCAGTAAAAACAGTTCAAGCCAAAGTAGATTTTTCTAAACTGGCACTCAAACCGAACGCCAGAGTGCCTGAGCTTTGGTTACAAGATGCTGGCACAGATAAAGCCGAGGTTTATCCTTTACTAGGCGATCGCTATCTTCTCGGTCGGAGTTCGCGCTCTTGCGATATTGTCGTTCGCAATCCAGTTGTCAGTCAAATTCACTTATCAATTATCCGAAATCCTAAACGGCGATCGCCTTTTGTCATCAAAGACGAAAATTCTACTAACGGTATTTATCGAGGTAAAAGACGAGTTTCCTCATTATCTCTACGTCATGGAGACATTTTTACCCTCGGTCCACCGGAACTTGCGGCAGCAGTCAGGCTACAATACGTCGATCCACCGCCTTGGTACGTCCGTGCTGCCAATTGGTGTGCCTATGGTATTGGTGGGGTTACGCTGCTGCTAGCACTGGGAATTGGGCTGGCATGGACAAGGTTCTCTGTTGTACCCTTGCCAGGTGCGACACAAGCACCAGTGGTTGTTTATGCTCGTGATGGAGAAACACCTCTGCGTCCACCACGAACAACTTCCCACGTCGATTTACAGCGGTTATCAGACTTTTCTCCTTACTTACCAGATGCGGTCATTGCATCCGAAGATAGTCGCTACAACTGGCACTTTGGCGTCGATCCCATTGGCATCCTGAGAGCGATCGTTGTTAATATTCGCGGTCGTGAGTTTCAACAAGGCGCAAGTACTGTTACCCAACAAGTTGCTCGTAGTTTATTTCGCGATTATGTAGGACCAGAAGATTCTTTAGGGCGGAAACTTCGAGAAGCGATTGTCGCGTTGAAACTAGAAACGTTTTACAGCAAAGACTTTTTACTGCGTACTTACTTAAATCGAATTTACTTAGGTGGAGATACTCTAGGTTTTGAAGATGCTGCGCGATATTACTTCGATAAGGCTGCGCAAGATTTAACACTGACAGAAGCTGCCACTTTGGTAGGAATTTTACCAGCTCCTAATAGTTTCAACTTTTGTGGTGATGCTCAAAGTCATCAAGCTATTATCGATTACCGCAATCGCGTGCTCTCTCGCATGCTCGCGCAAGGGAGAATTAGTACTGAAGAAGCAAATCGCGCGCGGCGATCGCCTGTAGATGTGAGTCGTAGAGTGTGTGAAGAACAAGCTAATACAATTGCACCCTATTTTTACAGCTATGTTTTTCAAGAACTCAGGCAAATTCTTGGAGAGCAACTTGCCGGCGAAGGTAATTTTATTATCGAAACCCAGTTAGACCCCAAAAAGCAGGCTCAAGCCGAAACCGCACTGCGTAATACGGTCAGTAATGGTGGGGGAGTATATCGCTTTTCACAAGGTGCTATTGTGACGCTCGATGCGAAGACTGGTAATGTTGTTGCCCTCGTGGGTGGTACTGACTATAAAACGAGTCAATTCAACCGTGCAACTCAAGCGCAGCGACAACCAGGTTCAACATTTAAGCTGTTTACTTATACTGCTGCTGTAGAGCAGGGGATTTCTCCCTACAAGGCTTATTCTTGCGCACCACTTTCCTGGAGAGGACAAAGGTATCGTGGTTGCGAGCGTTCGGGTGGCAGTATAGATATGTACACTGGTTTAGCTCTGTCAGAAAATGCTGTCGCTTTGCGTGTGGCTCAAGATGTGGGGTTAGATCGGGTAGTGCGCATGGCAAGGAGGTTAGGTGTAAAATCACCACTGAATCCTGTCCCTGGTTTGGTATTAGGGCAGAGTGAAGCAAATGTCCTGGAAATGACAGGCGCATTTGCGGCAATTGCTAATAATGGTGTGTGGAATCGCCCGCACCTGATTAGTCGTATTCTCGATAGCAGTGATTGTAGCGATCGCGAAAACTTAAAAACCTGCCGAGTTATCTATTCTTTCGAGCAGAGTAACGATGCTAATGTCCAAGCAATACAACCTAATGTCGCAAATGTCATAACTTCTATGCTACGTAGCGTAGTACAGCGGGGTACAGGAAGAAGTGCAGCAATCGGAGTATCTGCTGCCGGTAAAACAGGTACAACCGACAACAACAAAGATTTGTGGTTTATTGGCTTTGTTCCTAGCCGGCAGCTTGTGACTGGGGTTTGGCTGGGCAACGATAATAGTTCCCCTACTGCGGGGAGCAGTGCCATAGCAGCACAGTTATGGGGTAACTATATGCGTCAAGTTGTCCAGTAA
- a CDS encoding DUF4335 domain-containing protein — protein MTTIRRKYSLPNCTLFVEGLGDPPNEQSHNVRPVISMLVNAECHIAGAKQPLTGGREFFESLVNTVSGYAQEFLSKVPHPEAHNNDSGLVQLQQIDRSRHRLIVHANEASPSSDPTQVPIAIELTTVQLFDLVEAVDQFFADSQTIPAMSLQLVPVSKRYAGHTPQLTKQAAPAAIGVSSLALAAIAFFFVPIPEVRRPEEPQPQSGSSSGNLVSAITDTEQIATVQQLLYNRINRVWQRSTIPQDLIYRVSTTANGAIVGYRSIDAIASDAIEQTPLPDLLVYPVTTPDAVQEAIAQFRVVFGRNGMLQVTPWQG, from the coding sequence ATGACGACAATTCGACGTAAGTACAGTTTGCCTAATTGCACGTTATTTGTAGAAGGTTTGGGCGATCCTCCAAATGAGCAGTCTCATAATGTTAGACCTGTGATATCTATGCTTGTGAATGCAGAGTGTCACATAGCAGGTGCTAAACAACCTTTGACGGGAGGAAGAGAATTTTTTGAGAGCTTAGTCAATACCGTTAGCGGTTATGCTCAAGAGTTTTTAAGTAAAGTTCCACATCCTGAAGCGCATAACAACGATTCTGGATTAGTGCAATTGCAGCAAATTGATCGCAGCCGTCATCGGTTGATTGTCCATGCAAATGAAGCAAGTCCCAGCTCAGATCCAACTCAAGTCCCTATTGCAATAGAGCTAACAACAGTACAACTGTTTGATTTGGTAGAAGCGGTCGATCAATTCTTTGCTGATAGTCAAACTATCCCCGCAATGTCATTGCAGCTAGTTCCTGTATCTAAGCGCTACGCTGGACATACGCCACAATTAACCAAACAAGCAGCACCAGCAGCTATCGGAGTTTCGAGTTTGGCGCTAGCAGCGATCGCTTTCTTTTTCGTCCCTATTCCCGAAGTTCGACGTCCCGAAGAACCACAACCGCAATCAGGTTCGAGCAGTGGTAATTTAGTTTCCGCAATTACTGATACTGAACAAATCGCAACTGTACAGCAATTGCTCTACAACCGCATTAATCGTGTTTGGCAGCGCTCCACAATTCCTCAAGACTTGATTTATCGAGTGAGTACGACAGCCAACGGAGCAATTGTGGGATACAGATCTATTGATGCCATCGCTAGTGATGCGATTGAACAAACTCCACTACCTGATTTACTTGTTTATCCCGTAACAACTCCAGATGCAGTTCAAGAAGCGATCGCGCAGTTTCGGGTAGTGTTTGGTCGCAATGGGATGTTGCAGGTTACTCCCTGGCAAGGCTAG
- a CDS encoding DUF3038 domain-containing protein, giving the protein MNASVSVVPIDTAAVQSNPLILDYLPDLPIEEKGCPRRTCLQIDLILLAIEALEIGGSEALLDVSRELELQEIIKNRVNLWRLRSTNPLRRAHTRRPLKIVEAKALVVIACHLARRLTVLLRQLLLAYQQMSDKQIPLEQNLRLSHYLERFRAHFRSRMNPRRSGVLAYNSDDKLNELALNLLAQLLFCTGTAGTQRFWMSLFDGEVE; this is encoded by the coding sequence ATGAATGCTTCTGTGAGTGTAGTACCAATAGACACTGCTGCTGTCCAATCAAATCCTTTGATTTTGGACTATTTACCTGATTTACCTATTGAAGAAAAAGGGTGTCCGCGTCGCACCTGTTTGCAAATTGACTTGATTTTACTAGCAATTGAAGCTTTAGAGATAGGTGGTTCTGAAGCTCTTCTAGACGTATCGCGAGAACTAGAACTTCAAGAAATCATCAAAAATCGGGTGAATTTGTGGCGGCTGCGCAGTACTAATCCATTGCGAAGAGCGCATACACGCCGTCCTTTAAAGATTGTTGAAGCAAAAGCTCTTGTTGTCATTGCTTGTCACCTAGCAAGACGCTTAACAGTTCTGCTCAGGCAATTGTTGTTGGCTTATCAACAAATGAGTGATAAGCAAATTCCCCTTGAACAAAACCTGCGTCTATCGCATTACTTGGAACGATTTCGCGCACATTTTCGTAGCCGCATGAATCCTCGACGCTCAGGGGTTTTAGCTTACAATTCAGATGACAAATTAAATGAACTCGCGCTAAATTTGTTAGCTCAGTTACTCTTTTGCACTGGTACTGCTGGAACTCAGAGGTTTTGGATGAGCCTGTTTGACGGGGAAGTAGAATGA
- a CDS encoding adenine phosphoribosyltransferase: protein MDLKSLIRDIPDFPKPGILFRDITTLLRDADGLRYTVDSLTEKFIAAGLKADYVVGMESRGFIIGAPLAYKLGAGFIPVRKPGKLPSSVHAVEYQLEYGMDRLEVHQDALQPGSPVLIVDDLLATGGTASATAKLVQQIGCQLVGFGFIIELRDLQGRKQLPDSVPVISLVEY from the coding sequence ATGGATCTCAAGTCCTTAATTCGTGATATTCCCGATTTTCCTAAACCTGGAATTTTATTTCGAGATATTACAACTCTTTTGCGCGATGCAGACGGATTGCGCTATACGGTTGATTCACTAACTGAAAAGTTTATAGCAGCAGGACTGAAAGCAGATTATGTTGTGGGTATGGAGTCACGCGGCTTTATCATTGGCGCACCCCTAGCTTATAAACTAGGTGCTGGCTTTATTCCAGTGCGCAAACCTGGTAAATTGCCTTCTTCAGTTCATGCAGTTGAATATCAACTAGAGTACGGCATGGATCGGCTGGAGGTTCATCAAGATGCTTTGCAGCCAGGTAGCCCAGTTTTGATTGTTGACGATCTCCTCGCTACTGGAGGAACTGCGAGTGCAACCGCCAAATTAGTACAACAGATCGGCTGCCAACTAGTTGGCTTTGGGTTTATTATCGAGCTACGGGATTTACAAGGACGAAAACAATTGCCTGATAGTGTACCAGTAATCTCGCTCGTTGAATATTGA
- a CDS encoding ABC transporter permease has protein sequence MTLSRSSSITGWGWLNRLVDSETVVYVFKRLLQALLTLLLASALSFFIIQLAPGDYLDTLRQNPQISPERIEELRQQFGLDRSWVEQYGRWLWRIVTQGDFGTSFVYQRSVASLLWERIGATLLLAIASLILTWAIAIPLGILAAVKQNHWVDRLLQVISYTGQGFPSFITALLLLILAQNTSPLFPVGGMTSINHADLSPLGRILDIGWHMILPTIVLSITSFAGLQRITRGELLDVLRQDYIQTARAKGLPENRVIYVHALRNAVNPLITILGFELASLLSGAFIAEFFFNWPGLGRLILQAVLAQDLYLVMASLTMGAVMLIVGNLIADLLLKAVDPRIRLENVN, from the coding sequence ATGACTTTGAGTAGGAGTTCTTCAATTACAGGCTGGGGTTGGCTGAATAGGTTAGTTGATAGTGAAACGGTTGTTTATGTCTTCAAGCGTCTCTTACAGGCACTACTAACGCTATTACTGGCATCAGCGCTTTCCTTTTTTATTATTCAGCTTGCTCCTGGTGATTATCTCGACACACTACGGCAGAATCCGCAAATTTCGCCAGAACGGATCGAGGAATTACGCCAGCAATTTGGCTTAGATCGATCTTGGGTTGAGCAGTATGGACGCTGGCTATGGCGAATAGTCACCCAAGGTGATTTTGGCACAAGTTTTGTGTATCAGCGCTCTGTGGCTTCGTTATTGTGGGAGCGCATTGGTGCAACTTTGTTACTGGCGATCGCCTCTTTGATATTGACTTGGGCGATCGCTATTCCACTTGGTATTCTTGCCGCCGTCAAACAAAACCATTGGGTGGATCGCCTTTTACAAGTTATTAGTTATACCGGACAAGGGTTTCCTAGCTTCATTACTGCTCTGCTACTCCTCATTCTTGCTCAAAACACGTCGCCACTTTTTCCTGTTGGTGGTATGACGAGTATTAACCATGCTGACCTTTCGCCATTGGGAAGAATTTTAGACATCGGTTGGCATATGATTTTACCAACTATTGTTTTAAGTATCACCAGTTTTGCTGGTTTGCAGCGCATTACCCGAGGCGAATTATTAGATGTGTTGCGACAAGACTACATTCAAACTGCTCGTGCTAAAGGTTTACCAGAAAATCGCGTCATCTATGTTCATGCCTTACGCAATGCAGTAAATCCGCTGATTACAATTCTGGGCTTTGAACTAGCAAGTTTGTTAAGTGGTGCATTTATTGCGGAGTTTTTCTTTAATTGGCCTGGCTTGGGACGACTCATTCTCCAAGCTGTTTTAGCACAGGATTTGTATTTAGTTATGGCAAGCTTGACTATGGGTGCTGTTATGCTAATTGTAGGTAACTTAATTGCAGACCTACTACTGAAGGCTGTAGACCCAAGAATTCGTTTAGAAAATGTAAATTAA
- a CDS encoding low temperature-induced protein, with amino-acid sequence MVNRYNQEKLGMRSIRFKFSALRPLRVLVAICACVFLVFSSAAPALSGTETPQPNAAPSAPQQGEANLTAIEKEAQKAAMEDPYSRKDTQVKANEGLNEIQGAADVDKMSRPDNAQATSVEENSKSFLEALTGKK; translated from the coding sequence ATGGTCAATCGCTACAACCAGGAGAAACTTGGTATGCGCTCTATTCGTTTTAAATTTTCTGCTTTGCGTCCACTTCGCGTTTTGGTAGCTATCTGTGCTTGTGTTTTCTTAGTATTCTCTAGTGCTGCACCTGCATTAAGTGGTACTGAGACTCCACAGCCAAATGCTGCTCCTAGCGCACCTCAACAAGGTGAGGCAAATCTCACCGCAATTGAAAAAGAGGCCCAAAAAGCAGCAATGGAAGATCCATATTCTCGAAAAGACACTCAAGTTAAAGCTAATGAAGGACTTAATGAAATTCAAGGCGCTGCTGATGTAGATAAAATGAGTCGTCCAGACAATGCTCAGGCAACATCAGTTGAAGAAAATTCAAAGAGTTTCCTAGAAGCTTTGACAGGGAAAAAATAG
- a CDS encoding DUF1257 domain-containing protein: protein MSHFSTLRTKITEVEILKASLRDLGITTKTEADVRGYNGQRVRADLVAVLEGEYDLGWSRNSDGSFDLIADLWGVAKKHNQTELINSINQKYAVNKTLAEVKQRGLQNANVKLVLQ, encoded by the coding sequence ATGTCTCACTTTAGCACTCTGCGCACCAAAATTACTGAAGTAGAAATCCTCAAGGCTTCCCTACGCGATCTAGGTATTACCACCAAAACTGAAGCTGATGTACGTGGTTACAATGGTCAGCGTGTTCGTGCTGACTTAGTTGCAGTACTAGAAGGTGAGTATGACCTCGGTTGGTCTCGCAATAGCGATGGTTCTTTCGACTTAATTGCTGACCTTTGGGGCGTTGCTAAGAAGCACAATCAAACTGAGTTGATCAACTCAATTAACCAAAAGTATGCTGTTAACAAAACCTTAGCTGAAGTTAAGCAGCGCGGTTTACAAAATGCCAATGTCAAGTTGGTGTTGCAATAA
- a CDS encoding AAA family ATPase, which translates to MKEELNVLIQAQYPLIYLVTSEEERAEQAISMIAQMRPQRRIFVWTVTHGIVEYGQPRNITQHNTVSPEAAIEWVIRQKEASIFIFKDLHPFIDSPATTRWLRDAIASFKGTQKTIILMSPLQQIPIELEKEVVVLDFALPDMTELNDVLSRQLEQSRNRKLSTAAREKLLKAALGLTRDEAEKVYRKAQVYTKGQLTENEVDIVLSEKKQLIRRNGILEFIEEDETLEAVGGLEELKRWLKQRSNAFTERAREYGLPQPKGMLILGVPGCGKSLIAKTTSRLWGLPLLRLDMGRVYDGSMVGRSEANLRNALKTAESISPAILFIDELDKAFAGGTGSADSDGGTSSRIFGSFLTWMQEKTSPVFVMATANRVERLPGEFLRKGRFDEIFFVDLPNAEERKEIFHIHLVKRKRDISRFDLEQLAKVADGFSGAEIEQALIAAMYEAFAQDREFTQLDIIAAIKATLPLSRTMTEQVTALRDWARQRARPAAASVAEYQRMEF; encoded by the coding sequence ATGAAAGAAGAGCTAAACGTCTTAATACAAGCTCAATACCCTCTAATCTACCTTGTAACCTCCGAGGAAGAACGGGCTGAGCAGGCAATATCAATGATCGCTCAAATGCGACCACAGCGGCGAATATTTGTTTGGACAGTTACCCACGGTATTGTTGAGTATGGTCAACCCAGGAACATTACACAACACAATACTGTATCGCCTGAAGCTGCTATTGAGTGGGTAATTCGTCAAAAAGAAGCAAGTATATTTATTTTCAAAGATTTACATCCTTTTATTGACTCACCGGCAACGACACGATGGCTAAGGGATGCGATCGCTAGTTTCAAAGGCACGCAAAAAACCATTATTTTGATGTCGCCGTTGCAGCAGATTCCTATTGAGTTAGAAAAGGAAGTGGTTGTTCTTGATTTTGCCCTTCCGGATATGACAGAACTCAACGATGTCCTGTCACGACAACTAGAGCAAAGCCGCAACCGTAAACTAAGTACTGCAGCAAGAGAGAAGTTGCTCAAAGCGGCTCTAGGCTTAACTAGAGATGAAGCCGAAAAAGTTTACCGGAAAGCGCAAGTTTACACCAAAGGTCAACTGACTGAAAACGAAGTAGACATTGTTCTGTCTGAGAAAAAGCAGTTGATTCGCCGTAACGGAATTTTAGAGTTTATCGAAGAAGACGAAACCCTAGAAGCGGTAGGTGGTTTAGAAGAACTGAAACGATGGTTAAAGCAGCGCTCTAATGCTTTTACAGAAAGAGCGAGAGAATATGGACTACCTCAGCCCAAAGGTATGTTGATTCTAGGAGTACCTGGCTGCGGCAAATCATTGATTGCCAAGACCACATCTCGGCTTTGGGGTCTGCCTTTACTCCGCCTCGATATGGGTAGAGTTTACGATGGCTCTATGGTAGGACGCTCTGAAGCGAATCTCCGTAATGCGTTAAAAACAGCCGAATCAATTTCACCAGCTATTCTCTTCATAGATGAGCTTGACAAAGCCTTTGCTGGTGGTACAGGTTCTGCTGACTCTGACGGAGGTACATCTAGTCGAATTTTTGGTTCTTTCCTCACCTGGATGCAAGAAAAAACATCTCCCGTGTTTGTGATGGCAACTGCTAACCGAGTAGAACGCTTACCAGGAGAATTTTTAAGGAAAGGTCGTTTCGATGAGATTTTCTTTGTCGATCTCCCCAATGCTGAGGAGCGTAAAGAGATTTTCCACATCCACCTTGTCAAGCGTAAACGAGATATTTCTCGATTCGATCTTGAGCAACTTGCGAAGGTTGCTGATGGTTTTTCTGGTGCAGAGATTGAGCAAGCCTTAATTGCTGCGATGTACGAAGCCTTCGCACAAGATCGCGAGTTTACGCAACTTGATATTATTGCTGCAATTAAAGCTACGTTGCCACTATCGCGAACCATGACCGAGCAGGTAACAGCCCTAAGAGACTGGGCAAGGCAGCGCGCACGACCTGCAGCAGCCTCCGTCGCTGAATATCAGCGTATGGAGTTTTAA
- a CDS encoding UDP-sulfoquinovose synthase: MKVLVIGGDGYCGWATALYLSNRGYEVGILDSLVRRYWDLEIGVETLTPIAPIKQRLQRWHDLTGKSIDLFVGDINNYDFLKQALHKFAPDAIVHFGEQRSAPFSMIDREHAVLTQVNNVVGTLNLLYAMREFPDCHLVKLGTMGEYGTPNIDIEEGYITIEHNGRKDTLPYPKQPGSMYHLSKVHDSHNIHFACRIWGLRATDLNQGVVYGVLTEETGMDELLINRLDYDGIFGTALNRFCIQAAIGHPLTVYGQGGQTRGFLDIRDTVRCVEIAIANPAEPGEFRVFNQFTEQFSVGDLAVMVKKAGQSLGLSVEINNIDNPRIEKEEHYFNAKNTSLLNLGLQPHYLSEALLDSLLNFAVKYQHRVDRNQILPKVSWRR; encoded by the coding sequence ATGAAAGTCCTGGTTATTGGCGGTGATGGCTATTGCGGTTGGGCAACTGCACTATACCTTTCTAATCGAGGGTACGAAGTTGGCATTTTAGACAGTCTGGTACGGCGGTACTGGGATCTGGAAATAGGTGTAGAAACCCTGACTCCAATTGCACCGATTAAACAAAGGCTACAGCGATGGCATGATTTGACGGGAAAATCCATCGACTTATTTGTCGGTGATATTAACAACTATGATTTTCTCAAGCAGGCGCTACATAAATTTGCACCAGACGCAATCGTTCATTTTGGCGAACAGCGCTCAGCTCCATTTTCTATGATTGACCGCGAACATGCTGTTTTAACACAAGTAAACAATGTCGTCGGTACGTTGAATTTGTTGTATGCTATGCGGGAGTTTCCTGATTGCCACTTGGTGAAGTTAGGAACAATGGGCGAGTATGGTACGCCAAACATCGATATCGAAGAAGGCTATATCACGATTGAACATAACGGGCGTAAAGACACACTACCTTATCCAAAACAACCAGGTAGTATGTATCATCTCAGCAAGGTTCACGATAGCCACAACATCCATTTTGCTTGCCGAATTTGGGGGTTGAGAGCAACTGACTTGAACCAAGGTGTGGTTTATGGCGTGTTGACCGAAGAAACAGGTATGGACGAGTTGCTGATTAACCGTTTAGACTACGATGGTATTTTTGGCACAGCACTCAACCGTTTTTGTATTCAAGCAGCAATAGGTCATCCATTGACAGTTTACGGTCAAGGAGGTCAAACTCGGGGCTTCTTGGACATTCGAGATACCGTACGTTGTGTAGAAATTGCGATCGCTAATCCAGCAGAACCTGGAGAATTCCGTGTATTTAACCAGTTCACCGAGCAATTCAGTGTTGGGGACTTAGCGGTGATGGTGAAAAAAGCTGGGCAATCACTAGGATTAAGCGTCGAAATCAACAATATAGACAATCCCAGAATTGAAAAAGAAGAACATTACTTTAATGCCAAAAACACAAGTTTACTCAATTTAGGATTGCAGCCGCATTATCTTTCAGAAGCACTTCTTGACTCATTACTTAACTTTGCGGTCAAATATCAGCATCGTGTTGATCGCAACCAAATCCTGCCTAAAGTTTCTTGGCGGCGATAG
- a CDS encoding glycosyltransferase family 4 protein encodes MRIALFTETFLPKVDGIVTRLSHTIDHLQRNGNQVMVFAPDGGIAEYKGAKVHGISGFPLPLYPELKLALPRPAIGQALEHFQPDIVHVVNPAVLGVAGLFYGKALKIPLVASYHTHLPQYLQHYGLGMLEGLLWELLKTGHNQAEINLCTSTAMMQELAAHGIERVALWQRGVDTELFHPDLASIEMRSHLSQGHPDSPLLLYVGRLSAEKEIERIKAILLAIPEARLALVGDGPHRYALEKYFAQTPTHFVGYLTGKDLAAAFASVDAFIFPSRTETLGLVLLEAMAAGCPVVAANSGGIPDIVTSGVNGYLFELDDDNQGAIAATKRLLGQKQEREMIRQNARTEAERWSWGAATRQLQDYYTKVSLQNLAGLRC; translated from the coding sequence ATGCGAATCGCCCTATTTACAGAAACCTTTTTACCTAAGGTTGATGGCATTGTCACGCGCTTAAGCCATACCATTGATCATCTCCAGCGTAACGGCAATCAAGTCATGGTGTTTGCACCTGATGGTGGAATTGCGGAATACAAAGGAGCTAAAGTACACGGCATCTCAGGCTTTCCTTTGCCATTGTATCCAGAGTTAAAGCTAGCACTACCGCGACCCGCAATTGGTCAGGCATTGGAACACTTTCAGCCGGATATAGTTCATGTCGTTAATCCAGCAGTTTTAGGCGTAGCTGGGTTATTTTACGGCAAAGCCCTCAAAATTCCCTTAGTTGCTTCCTACCATACGCATTTGCCGCAGTATCTACAGCACTATGGCTTAGGTATGCTGGAAGGTTTATTATGGGAATTACTCAAGACGGGTCATAACCAAGCAGAAATTAATCTCTGTACTTCGACCGCCATGATGCAAGAGTTAGCTGCACATGGTATTGAACGAGTAGCATTGTGGCAAAGAGGTGTAGATACAGAATTATTTCATCCTGACTTGGCAAGCATAGAGATGCGATCGCATCTCAGCCAAGGTCATCCAGATAGTCCCCTGTTACTTTATGTGGGGCGATTGTCAGCAGAAAAGGAAATTGAACGCATTAAAGCTATTTTGCTAGCAATTCCGGAAGCTCGTTTAGCATTAGTAGGAGACGGTCCTCATCGTTATGCTCTCGAAAAGTACTTTGCTCAAACACCTACTCATTTTGTAGGTTATTTAACTGGAAAAGATTTAGCTGCGGCATTTGCTTCTGTGGATGCTTTTATTTTTCCTTCTCGGACAGAAACATTAGGACTTGTGCTATTAGAGGCAATGGCGGCAGGATGTCCTGTTGTAGCAGCTAATTCAGGAGGGATTCCGGATATTGTCACTTCAGGCGTCAATGGCTATTTATTTGAGCTTGATGACGATAACCAAGGAGCGATCGCTGCCACAAAACGTTTGCTAGGGCAAAAACAAGAAAGAGAAATGATTCGTCAAAATGCCCGCACAGAGGCAGAACGCTGGAGCTGGGGAGCAGCTACGCGCCAGTTACAAGATTATTACACCAAAGTATCGTTACAGAACTTAGCTGGCTTAAGGTGCTAA
- a CDS encoding DUF7219 family protein — protein sequence MVNQSDFLYPRSRYYGKVKPENLIFNANLQEFAQRVSYICNLETAGKISPEESYKQIHALWKDLKRTKKQLGVGENPFQDDAENPPA from the coding sequence ATGGTGAATCAATCTGATTTTCTCTATCCACGCAGTCGCTACTATGGCAAAGTCAAGCCGGAGAATTTGATTTTTAATGCCAATCTACAAGAGTTTGCTCAGCGTGTTAGCTATATATGTAATCTAGAAACCGCGGGGAAAATATCTCCTGAAGAGTCATATAAACAAATTCATGCCCTTTGGAAGGATCTCAAACGCACAAAAAAGCAATTAGGTGTCGGGGAAAATCCTTTTCAAGACGATGCTGAGAATCCTCCAGCATAA